From one Oxyura jamaicensis isolate SHBP4307 breed ruddy duck chromosome 15, BPBGC_Ojam_1.0, whole genome shotgun sequence genomic stretch:
- the LOC118175042 gene encoding solute carrier family 2, facilitated glucose transporter member 11-like: MVPKYSDIPLIPGKMGTFCTWPYATRLKMSYNLFLLAFVLGIGGTFQYGLQVSIINSPAEYIKSFIREAWMKRYGSSPSEEIITLMWSFVVSIYSIGGLLGSLSAGYLSVRFGRKKVMLLTNIPVLLSAALMGLSRLSGSFEMIIIGRLLAGVCGGLGLNVHIMYAGECAPQKLRGVIAITASTAIAVGKFIGFALGLREVLGVDALWPILMAANALPALLQLLTLPFFPDSPRYLLIDKKDKEGCIKAVKQLWGDGDHVAEIDDMAAEQEAIRGEKAKHVCDLFRDKAVRWQLITLFLVSSCMQLIGVNVVYFYAYNVFLQVGISPAQTRYVSLGVGVTEILTTVLCGYLVERAGRKTLLWKSYTVMALALGLLMVTLTLQDTFSWVPYCSVVLIFIYIMSFGIGPAGVLCLLPTEIFIQSYRPAAYVFNGASNWIQLFCLGLVFPFLVEGLGSFCFIIFLAYCLSMAIFVFLVVPETKGKTMLQIMEEFNRLNCRGKKGQPALPQNNCSLMIVTRL; the protein is encoded by the exons ATGGTACCAAAATACTCAGACATTCCTTTG ATCCCTGGAAAGATGGGCACCTTCTGCACCTGGCCGTATGCCACACGCCTG AAAATGAGCTACAACCTCTTCCTCCTGGCTTTTGTCCTGGGCATTGGTGGAACTTTCCAGTATGGGTTGCAGGTCTCCATTATCAATTCTCCTGCCGAG tacaTCAAAAGTTTCATCCGTGAGGCCTGGATGAAGAGATATGGATCTTCTCCCAGTGAAGAGATCATTACTTTGATGTGGTCCTTCGTTGTGTCCATTTACAGCATCGGTGGGCTCCTGGGCTCCTTGTCTGCCGGGTATTTGTCTGTTAGGTTTGGAAG GAAGAAGGTCATGCTGCTCACCAACATCCCCGTTCTGCTGAGCGCAGCTCTGATGGGACTCAGCCGGCTGTCTGGATCCTTTGAGATGATCATCATTGGCAGGTTATTAGCTGGAGTTTGTGGAG GTTTGGGTCTGAATGTCCACATCATGTATGCTGGGGAATGTGCCCCGCAGAAGCTGCGCGGGGTGATTGCCATAACAGCTTCCACTGCCATCGCCGTCGGCAAGTTTATAGGATTTGCTCTGGGTCTCAG AGAAGTCCTCGGGGTGGATGCTCTCTGGCCAATTCTCATGGCAGCAAACGCgcttcctgccctccttcagCTTCTCACCCTGCCCTTCTTCCCAGACTCACCCCGCTACCTGCTCATCGACAAAAAGGACAAGGAGGGGTGCATCAAAG CTGtgaagcagctctggggagacgGCGACCATGTGGCCGAAATAGATGACATGGCTGCAGAGCAAGAAGCCATCCGTGGGGAGAAGGCGAAGCACGTCTGCGATCTTTTTCGTGACAAAGCTGTCCGCTGGCAGCTCATCACTCTCTTCCTCGTCTCCTCATGCATGCAGTTAATCGGAGTCAATGTG GTTTACTTTTATGCATACAATGTCTTCCTACAAGTTGGAATCTCCCCTGCTCAAACCCGCTACGTCTCCCTGGGAGTTGGGGTCACCGAGATCCTCACCACAGTTCTGTGT GGCTACCTCGTAGAGCGGGCAGGGAGGAAGACGCTGCTGTGGAAAAGCTACACGGTGATGGCCCTGGCTTTAGGGCTTCTCATGGTCACACTCACACTACAG GATACTTTCTCCTGGGTACCGTATTGCTCTGTTGTACTCATCTTTATCTACATCATGAGCTTTGGCATTGGGCCAG CTGGAGTGTTATGCCTCCTGcccacagaaatatttattcagtcATACAGACCAGCTGCTTATGTTTTTAATGGTGCTTCAAACTGGATCCAACTCTTCTGCCTTGGCCTTGTGTTCCCTTTCCTTGTG GAAGGCCTTGGCAGTTTCTGTTTCATCATTTTCCTGGCATACTGTCTGTCCATGGCtatctttgttttcctggtgGTGCCAGAGACCAAAGGAAAGACGATGCTGCAGATCATGGAGGAGTTCAACCGCCTGAACTGCCGTGGGAAGAAGGGACAGCCGGCCCTACCGCAGAATAACTGCTCACTGATGATTGTTACTAGACTTTAA